The uncultured Trichococcus sp. DNA window ATTGGTTGCCGGTGATACCGATCAATGGTCTCATATATGTTGTCTTCCTTTCGTTATTGACTGATTTTTATCATTTTACCGCATAATTGAGAATATGGGAAAGAATCGTTCTTATAAGTGGACAAAACTGGCCGATAGTTTATAATGATTATAAATTGAAAAAAATTATCGTTGATTAATGGGGTTTTCATAATGATTCCATTGCGAAAGGTTTTCAATTGGGTTAAAATAGTCGTAGTGTCAATAATGAAGGTTCGATTAAAATATATAGATTGTGAGGAGTTAATTTATGTCTACTTTAGAAATAATAGATCTGCATGTCTCCATTGAGGATAAACAAATTTTGAAGGGTGTAAACCTGGTGATGAACACCGGTGAAATCCATGCCATCATGGGGCCAAACGGTACAGGTAAATCGACTCTGTCACAAGCAATCATGGGTCACCCGAGCTACACGATCACGCAAGGCCAAGTTCTCTTGGACGGCCAAGATGTGACCGAAATGGAAGTCGACGAACGCGCACGCGCAGGCCTATTCCTGGCGATGCAATATCCGAGCGAAATCGCCGGCATCACAAACGCTGAATTCATGCGCGCGGCCATCAATGCCCGCCGCCCGGAAGACGACAAAATTTCGGTCATGAACTTCATCAAAAAGTTGGACGAAAAAATGGAAATCCTGAACATGCCTGAAGAAATGGCTGAACGCTATTTGAACGAAGGCTTCTCAGGCGGAGAAAAGAAACGCAACGAAATCCTGCAATTGATGATGATCGAACCGAAATTCGCGATCCTTGACGAAATCGACTCCGGTTTGGATATCGATGCTTTGAAAGTCGTTTCCAAAGGCGTGAACCTGATGTCCGGTCCTGACTTTGGCGTCCTGATCATCACCCATTACCAACGTCTCTTGAATTATGTACACCCTACATTCGTCCATGTCATGATGGACGGCCGCATCGTGAAATCCGGTGACGCCAGCTTGGCGAAACGTCTGGAAGCGGAAGGCTACCGCGGCATCCGCGACGAATTAGGTCTAGATATCCATTTGGATGAAGAATAGGAGGACGTCACATGCTGAACGAAGAAAAAACGTCCTTGTTGGATGCGGTTCGCCTGTTTTCCATTGAAAAGGAAGAACCGGAATGGATGCGCACGAAACGATTGGAATGGCTAGAAAAATACGAAGAGCAGGCTTTCCCATTGATGGAACGCATCAGCTACCACCGTTGGCCGCTCCTTGACACAACCATCTCTGCCGGTGCATACGGCGAGGAATTGGTTAATAGCCAAGGTCTCCAATACGACTTGGGCGACACACCGAAAATCGTACAATACGGAAATGTGACGCTGATGGAGCAATTGCCACAGCATTTGATTGATCAAGGTGTCATTTTTACCGACTTATATACAGCCGCTCAGGATTATCCTGAATTGGTCCAAGAATACTACATGACGATAGCCGTGAAGCCGGAAGAAGACCGTTTCACCGCTTTCCACACAGCTTTCATGAACAGCGGCGTCTTCCTTTATGTGCCGAAGAACGTCGTCATCGAAGAGCCGTTGGAAGCTCTGTTCATCCAGAATTCCCACGTGAAGGAAAGCTTCGTCAAACACGTGCTTCTGGTCGCTGACGTGAACAGCTCAGTCAAATATGTCGAGCGCTACGAAACCGAAGGCAACGAAAAGAACAGCGCCAACATCATCGTTGAAGTCATCACGAAAACGGGTGCGCAAGTCAAATTTTCTGCAGTCGACACCATGGGCGAAAACACATCCGTCTACATCAACCGCCGCGGACACCTATTGAAGGATTCTTCCATCGATTGGGCAATCGGCGTCATGAACGACGGCAATGTCATCTCCGATTTCGATTCCGATCTGATCGGCGACGGTTCCCACAGCGAAATCAAAGTCGTGGCTGTTTCCACAGGCAGACAAGTGCAGGGCATCGATACCCGCGTTACGAACTACGGCAAGCACTCGATCGGCCATATCCTGCAGCATGGGGTCATCATGGACCGTTCGACCTTGACCTTCAATGGCATCGGCCACATCATCAAAGGCGCGAAGGGCGCTGACGCGCAGCAAGAAAGCCGCGTGCTGATGCTGTCCGATAACGCGAGAGGGGATGCGAACCCGATCCTGTTGATCGACGAGAACGACGTCACAGCCGGCCATGCCGCCAGCGTCGGCCGCGTCGATCCTGAAGAAATGTTCTATCTCCTTTCCCGCGGTATCCCTAAGGCAGAAGCCGAACGTCTGGTCATCCGCGGATTCCTGGGTACGGTCATCGCGGCCATCCCGGTCAAAGAAATCCGTGAAGGCCTTGTAGAGATGATCGAAAGGAAGTTGATGAAACTTTGATCGATGCACATAAAATCAAACAAGACTTCCCGATCCTTTTCCAGACTGTGAACGACGAGCCGCTGATTTATCTGGACAATGCGGCCACTTCACAAAAACCGAAACAGGTGCTGGAAGCCATCCAACATTACTATGAGTTTGACAACGCCAATATCCACCGCGGCGTGCATACTTTGGCGGAACGCGCGACTTCAGCCTATGAAGCCGCCCGTGAAAAGCTGCGCCGCTTCATCAATGCTGCTTCGGAGAAGGAAGTCCTTTTCACCCGCGGCACGACAACCGGCCTGAACTGGGTTGCTGTCGGCTTCGGTGATCTGATCGTCGAAGAGGGTGATGAAATCTACATCACACCGATGGAGCACCACTCCAACGTGGTCCCTTGGCAACAGTTGGCGAAACGCAAGAAGGCCAAATTGGTCTACTTGCCGTTGACTGCAGACGGCTTCGTCGATGTCGAAAAATCGGCGGAATTCGTCACTGCAAAAGGCAAAATCCTGGCGGTCTGCCATTCCTCGAACGTATTGGGAGTCACCAATCCGATCAAGGAACTGGCCGCATTGATCCACCAGCACAACGGCTACATCGTCGTGGACGGCGCCCAATCGATGCCGCACATGAAAGTCGATGTGCAGGCCTTGGATGCCGACTTCTACGCCTTCAGCGGCCACAAAATGCTCGGGCCTA harbors:
- the sufC gene encoding Fe-S cluster assembly ATPase SufC, which translates into the protein MSTLEIIDLHVSIEDKQILKGVNLVMNTGEIHAIMGPNGTGKSTLSQAIMGHPSYTITQGQVLLDGQDVTEMEVDERARAGLFLAMQYPSEIAGITNAEFMRAAINARRPEDDKISVMNFIKKLDEKMEILNMPEEMAERYLNEGFSGGEKKRNEILQLMMIEPKFAILDEIDSGLDIDALKVVSKGVNLMSGPDFGVLIITHYQRLLNYVHPTFVHVMMDGRIVKSGDASLAKRLEAEGYRGIRDELGLDIHLDEE
- the sufD gene encoding Fe-S cluster assembly protein SufD, whose amino-acid sequence is MLNEEKTSLLDAVRLFSIEKEEPEWMRTKRLEWLEKYEEQAFPLMERISYHRWPLLDTTISAGAYGEELVNSQGLQYDLGDTPKIVQYGNVTLMEQLPQHLIDQGVIFTDLYTAAQDYPELVQEYYMTIAVKPEEDRFTAFHTAFMNSGVFLYVPKNVVIEEPLEALFIQNSHVKESFVKHVLLVADVNSSVKYVERYETEGNEKNSANIIVEVITKTGAQVKFSAVDTMGENTSVYINRRGHLLKDSSIDWAIGVMNDGNVISDFDSDLIGDGSHSEIKVVAVSTGRQVQGIDTRVTNYGKHSIGHILQHGVIMDRSTLTFNGIGHIIKGAKGADAQQESRVLMLSDNARGDANPILLIDENDVTAGHAASVGRVDPEEMFYLLSRGIPKAEAERLVIRGFLGTVIAAIPVKEIREGLVEMIERKLMKL
- a CDS encoding cysteine desulfurase, which produces MIDAHKIKQDFPILFQTVNDEPLIYLDNAATSQKPKQVLEAIQHYYEFDNANIHRGVHTLAERATSAYEAAREKLRRFINAASEKEVLFTRGTTTGLNWVAVGFGDLIVEEGDEIYITPMEHHSNVVPWQQLAKRKKAKLVYLPLTADGFVDVEKSAEFVTAKGKILAVCHSSNVLGVTNPIKELAALIHQHNGYIVVDGAQSMPHMKVDVQALDADFYAFSGHKMLGPTGSGVLYGKEALLEKMEPVEFGGEMIDFVYDQESTWSVLPWKFEAGTPNIAGGIGLGVAVDYLEAIGMDAIEAYEKEMVRYVLPKLQAIEGITVYGPADPEKHTGVITFNLEGIHPHDLATAFDMEGIAVRAGHHCAQPLMRYLDVSSTARASFYFYNTFEEADQFIASLHKIKEFFKDGFI